Proteins from a genomic interval of Nocardioides jishulii:
- a CDS encoding WhiB family transcriptional regulator, whose protein sequence is MTATILESKPSFQAPAVLPDSDAGTSPCLTHDSELWFAESPHEVEQAKSLCQTCPVRRQCLEGALERREPWGVWGGELFLQGTVIPRKRPRGRPRKNPDADAAA, encoded by the coding sequence GTGACCGCCACCATTCTCGAGTCGAAACCGTCATTCCAGGCACCGGCCGTCCTCCCCGACTCCGACGCGGGGACCTCGCCCTGCCTCACCCACGACTCGGAGCTGTGGTTCGCCGAGTCTCCCCACGAGGTGGAGCAGGCGAAGAGCCTGTGCCAGACGTGCCCGGTACGCCGTCAGTGTCTCGAAGGAGCGCTCGAGCGGCGTGAGCCATGGGGTGTCTGGGGTGGAGAGCTGTTCCTCCAAGGAACGGTGATCCCCCGCAAGCGCCCGCGGGGACGTCCTCGCAAGAACCCGGACGCCGACGCGGCGGCCTGA
- a CDS encoding enoyl-CoA hydratase/isomerase family protein, giving the protein MTDVTPELTHLRLERPSEGVALLTLDNPEQRNAMSDEMTDSWVRAVDHLAADRSLRVVVVTGEGSAFTSGGQLDWLASEPDASVDALRERMLPFYRAWLSIRRLEVPTIAAVNGPAIGAGLCMALACDLRFAAQGAKMGVPFTRLGLHPGMAGTFLLTDVVGAAAARDLFLTGRLVQGDEAVGLGLVSRVLPRETFLTDVLATAAEIAGHAPIATRLTNLALRDGGPASLERAVQWEAMAQPITLATDDLQEGIRAAREKRAPRFEGR; this is encoded by the coding sequence ATGACTGACGTGACCCCAGAACTGACCCATCTGCGTCTCGAACGTCCCAGCGAGGGCGTCGCCCTCCTCACGCTGGACAACCCCGAGCAGCGCAACGCGATGTCCGACGAGATGACCGACTCGTGGGTGCGAGCGGTCGACCACCTTGCCGCCGACCGGTCGCTGCGGGTCGTGGTCGTGACCGGAGAGGGCAGTGCCTTCACCTCGGGCGGCCAGCTCGACTGGCTGGCCAGCGAGCCCGACGCGAGCGTCGACGCGCTGCGGGAGCGCATGCTGCCGTTCTACCGTGCCTGGCTCTCGATCCGCCGCCTCGAGGTGCCGACCATCGCGGCCGTCAACGGGCCTGCCATCGGGGCGGGCCTGTGCATGGCGCTGGCCTGCGACCTCCGCTTCGCCGCCCAGGGAGCCAAGATGGGGGTGCCGTTCACCCGTCTGGGCCTGCACCCCGGGATGGCGGGGACTTTCCTGCTCACCGACGTGGTCGGGGCCGCCGCGGCCCGCGACCTGTTCCTCACCGGACGCCTCGTGCAGGGCGACGAGGCCGTGGGCCTGGGGCTGGTCTCACGGGTGCTCCCGCGCGAGACCTTCCTGACCGACGTGCTGGCCACGGCCGCCGAGATCGCTGGCCACGCTCCGATCGCCACCAGGCTCACGAACCTGGCGCTGCGCGACGGCGGCCCCGCCTCGCTGGAGCGCGCGGTGCAGTGGGAGGCGATGGCCCAGCCGATCACCTTGGCCACCGACGACCTGCAGGAAGGGATTCGTGCGGCCCGGGAGAAGCGGGCGCCGCGCTTCGAGGGGCGCTGA
- a CDS encoding ATP-dependent DNA helicase UvrD2 produces MTPDDLLVALDPEQRRVAEALRGPVRVLAGAGSGKTRAITHRIAHGVASGVYAPSEVLAVTFTTRAAGEMRSRLRTLGAGGVQARTFHSAALRQLRYFWPRVHGRELPELTASKLGMLATAARRQRLAPDKALLRDIASEIEWAKVSNVSPDGYAVAAIRRGRQVGDVDPTTVGHVYEAYEEVKRNVGRMDMEDVLLWTAGMLADDERVSAQVRRQYKWFVVDEFQDVSPLQSALLDLWLGGRDEICVVGDPAQTIYSFAGADASYLRTFTERYPQATSVELVRNYRSTPQIVEAANAALAGTVSQGVELRAQRPAGPPIAATGHSDEVAEAAAVAARIAQLIAGGLPAREIAVLTRINAQTENFEDAFADKGVPYVVRGAARFFERPEVRKAVTLLRGAARSGEADGSMLDTVRATLSGLGWTGTPPTSRGQTRDQWESWQALVDQAVAFAAESGHDLGAFVDELDRRAAEQHAPVAEGVTLATLHTAKGLEWDAVFLVGLVEGTMPIIYAKTPAEVEEERRLFYVGLTRAREHLSLSWAYSRNPGGKGNRHRSRFLDSVVGEGDESAGAGTRTPRRKGPAKGRHCRICNRPLTTPAEKKLLRCELCPATYDEELFEELRAWRKARAADDEVPPYVVFSDTTLQLIAEHKPQSDAALLKISGVGPKKVDQYGEELLSLLADS; encoded by the coding sequence GTGACCCCCGACGACCTGTTGGTCGCCCTCGACCCCGAACAACGACGGGTGGCCGAGGCCCTGCGCGGTCCCGTGCGGGTGCTCGCCGGGGCGGGCAGTGGCAAGACCCGGGCGATCACGCACCGGATCGCCCACGGCGTGGCGAGCGGTGTCTACGCGCCGAGCGAGGTCCTGGCCGTCACCTTCACCACCCGTGCGGCGGGCGAGATGCGCTCGCGGTTGCGCACCCTCGGCGCCGGCGGGGTGCAGGCGCGTACGTTCCACTCGGCCGCCCTGCGCCAGCTGCGGTACTTCTGGCCCCGTGTCCACGGACGCGAGCTGCCCGAGCTCACGGCGTCGAAGCTCGGGATGCTCGCCACGGCCGCTCGGCGGCAGCGACTCGCCCCCGACAAGGCCCTCCTGCGTGACATCGCCTCCGAGATCGAGTGGGCCAAGGTCTCCAACGTCTCTCCCGACGGCTACGCGGTGGCCGCGATCCGGCGCGGACGCCAGGTCGGCGACGTCGACCCGACGACGGTGGGTCACGTCTACGAGGCCTACGAGGAGGTCAAGCGCAACGTCGGCCGCATGGACATGGAGGATGTGCTGCTGTGGACCGCCGGCATGCTGGCCGACGACGAGAGGGTCTCCGCCCAGGTCCGCCGGCAGTACAAGTGGTTCGTGGTCGACGAGTTCCAGGACGTCTCGCCCCTCCAGTCGGCGCTGCTGGACCTGTGGCTCGGCGGTCGCGACGAGATCTGCGTCGTCGGCGACCCGGCCCAGACCATCTACTCCTTCGCCGGCGCGGACGCCTCCTACCTCCGCACGTTCACCGAGCGCTACCCCCAGGCGACGTCGGTCGAACTGGTGCGCAACTACCGTTCGACCCCGCAGATCGTCGAGGCAGCGAACGCCGCCCTCGCGGGCACCGTGAGCCAGGGGGTCGAACTGCGGGCCCAGCGCCCTGCCGGCCCGCCGATCGCCGCGACCGGTCACAGCGACGAGGTCGCCGAGGCCGCCGCCGTCGCCGCGCGGATCGCCCAGCTGATCGCCGGCGGCCTTCCCGCCCGTGAGATCGCGGTGCTCACCCGCATCAACGCCCAGACCGAGAACTTCGAGGACGCCTTCGCCGACAAGGGCGTCCCCTACGTCGTACGCGGCGCCGCCCGGTTCTTCGAGCGTCCGGAGGTCCGCAAGGCCGTCACCCTGCTGCGCGGGGCAGCGCGCTCGGGCGAGGCCGACGGCAGCATGCTCGACACCGTGCGAGCGACCCTGTCGGGCCTCGGGTGGACGGGCACTCCGCCGACCTCGCGGGGCCAGACGCGTGACCAGTGGGAGTCGTGGCAGGCCCTCGTCGACCAGGCGGTCGCGTTCGCGGCCGAGTCCGGGCACGACCTCGGGGCCTTCGTCGACGAGCTGGACCGGCGCGCCGCCGAGCAGCACGCCCCGGTCGCCGAGGGCGTCACGCTCGCCACGCTGCACACGGCCAAGGGCCTGGAGTGGGATGCGGTCTTCCTCGTCGGCCTCGTCGAAGGCACCATGCCGATCATCTACGCGAAGACGCCGGCCGAGGTGGAGGAGGAGCGGAGGCTCTTCTACGTGGGCCTGACCCGTGCCCGCGAGCACCTCTCCCTGAGCTGGGCCTACTCCCGCAACCCCGGCGGCAAGGGCAACCGTCACCGCTCACGGTTCCTCGACTCCGTCGTGGGGGAGGGGGACGAGTCAGCAGGTGCAGGCACCCGCACGCCTCGCCGCAAGGGCCCGGCCAAGGGGCGGCACTGCCGGATCTGCAACCGTCCGTTGACCACGCCGGCCGAGAAGAAGCTCCTGCGGTGCGAGCTCTGCCCCGCCACCTACGACGAGGAGCTCTTCGAGGAGCTGCGAGCCTGGCGCAAGGCCCGGGCCGCGGACGACGAGGTGCCGCCGTACGTGGTCTTCAGTGACACGACGTTGCAGCTCATCGCCGAGCACAAGCCGCAGTCGGACGCCGCACTCCTGAAGATCTCCGGAGTGGGTCCGAAGAAGGTGGACCAGTACGGCGAGGAACTGCTCTCGCTACTCGCCGATAGTTGA
- a CDS encoding mycoredoxin has translation MYSTPWCGYCHRLKSQLDREGIEFDMVDIEQVPEAAKLVEEANGGNQTVPTLVYSDGTAQTNPSLAQVKQKLASLV, from the coding sequence ATGTACAGCACCCCGTGGTGCGGCTACTGCCACCGCCTGAAGAGCCAGCTCGACCGCGAGGGCATCGAGTTCGACATGGTCGACATCGAGCAGGTCCCCGAGGCGGCGAAGCTCGTCGAGGAGGCCAACGGCGGCAACCAGACGGTCCCGACGCTCGTCTACTCCGACGGCACGGCCCAGACGAACCCGAGCCTGGCGCAGGTCAAGCAGAAGCTGGCTTCGCTCGTCTGA
- a CDS encoding PHP domain-containing protein — translation MVDTAYDEGPVAALRRIAFLLERAREDTYKVKAYRAAVATILPLADEELRAHADAGTLTSLPGIGSSTASVITEALAGVVPQRLARAEREHGDRGVTGGEAVRAALRGDLHSHSDWSDGGSPIEEMAFTAIELGLEYLVLTDHSPRLKVARGLSAERLARQLEVVDAVNSHLTGSGFTLLKGIEVDILDDGSLDQSDEMLARLDVRVASVHSKLGMEPAAMTRRMVAATAHPRMNVLGHCTGRLVTGSRGTRGPSQFDARAVFEACAANDVAVEINSRPERRDPPTDLIELARDIGCLFSIDSDAHAPGQLDLLAHGCARAEAAGIESDRIVNTWPEERLLAWANP, via the coding sequence GTGGTTGACACGGCGTACGACGAGGGCCCGGTCGCGGCCCTGAGGCGCATCGCGTTCCTCCTGGAACGGGCCCGCGAGGACACCTACAAGGTCAAGGCCTACCGCGCCGCCGTCGCCACGATCCTTCCCCTTGCGGACGAGGAGCTGCGCGCTCACGCCGACGCCGGGACACTCACCTCGTTGCCCGGGATCGGCTCGAGCACGGCCTCGGTCATCACCGAGGCGCTCGCCGGGGTGGTGCCGCAGCGTCTGGCCCGGGCAGAGCGCGAGCACGGGGACCGCGGCGTCACCGGCGGCGAGGCCGTCCGTGCTGCCCTGCGGGGCGACCTGCACTCCCACTCGGACTGGTCCGACGGCGGCTCGCCGATCGAGGAAATGGCCTTCACGGCGATCGAGCTGGGCCTCGAGTACCTCGTGCTGACCGACCACTCGCCCCGGCTCAAGGTGGCTCGCGGCCTCTCCGCCGAGCGCCTGGCTCGCCAGCTGGAGGTCGTGGACGCAGTGAACAGCCACCTCACGGGCAGCGGCTTCACCCTCCTGAAGGGGATCGAGGTCGACATCCTCGACGACGGCTCGCTCGACCAGAGCGACGAGATGCTAGCCCGCCTGGACGTCCGTGTCGCCAGCGTCCACTCCAAGCTGGGCATGGAGCCCGCGGCGATGACGCGCAGGATGGTGGCCGCCACGGCCCACCCCCGGATGAACGTGCTCGGCCACTGCACCGGTCGTCTGGTCACCGGGAGCCGTGGCACCCGCGGCCCGAGCCAGTTCGACGCACGGGCCGTCTTCGAGGCGTGCGCCGCCAACGACGTGGCCGTCGAGATCAACTCCCGACCCGAGCGCCGGGACCCTCCCACTGACCTGATCGAGCTGGCGCGCGACATCGGTTGCCTCTTCTCGATCGACTCCGACGCCCACGCTCCGGGACAGCTCGACCTGCTCGCCCACGGCTGCGCCCGCGCGGAGGCGGCGGGCATCGAGAGCGATCGAATAGTCAACACCTGGCCCGAAGAGCGCTTGTTGGCCTGGGCGAACCCGTAG
- a CDS encoding DUF5679 domain-containing protein, producing the protein MAETWSGEFYCVKCKEKREASGEVKVNEKGTRMAKAVCPTCGTNLNRILGKA; encoded by the coding sequence ATGGCGGAGACCTGGAGCGGCGAGTTCTACTGCGTCAAGTGCAAGGAGAAGCGCGAGGCGTCGGGCGAGGTCAAGGTCAACGAGAAGGGCACCCGGATGGCGAAGGCCGTCTGCCCGACCTGTGGGACCAACCTCAACCGCATCCTCGGCAAGGCGTGA
- a CDS encoding NUDIX hydrolase, with translation MTGALHADALARLVEWDPVAGRQSRLRDRFVDHLTSQPDGMSRSCFPDHVTAGVLVLSSDLDHVLLNLHRKAQRWFAFGGHCEPGDASLADAALREGLEESGLETLRLDPVPVHLDEHEVDFCDPRGTVRHLDVRFTALAPDGALHRVSEESLDVRWWPVSALPDDLEDEMHELVATARGRWATRPEPTTGPELTTRQGLTHQG, from the coding sequence GTGACCGGAGCACTGCACGCGGACGCCCTGGCCCGACTGGTGGAGTGGGACCCCGTGGCCGGACGACAGTCACGGTTGCGCGACCGCTTCGTCGACCACCTGACCTCGCAGCCCGACGGCATGTCCCGCTCGTGCTTCCCCGACCACGTCACCGCGGGCGTGCTGGTCCTCTCCTCCGACCTCGACCACGTCCTCCTCAACCTCCACCGCAAGGCACAACGGTGGTTCGCCTTCGGAGGCCACTGCGAGCCCGGCGACGCCAGCCTGGCCGACGCCGCCCTGCGTGAAGGGCTCGAGGAGTCGGGTCTGGAGACCCTCCGGCTCGACCCGGTCCCCGTGCACCTCGACGAGCACGAGGTCGACTTCTGCGACCCGCGCGGGACGGTGCGTCACCTGGACGTACGGTTCACCGCCCTGGCGCCCGACGGCGCGCTGCACCGGGTGAGCGAGGAGTCGCTCGACGTGCGGTGGTGGCCCGTCTCGGCCCTTCCGGACGACCTGGAGGACGAGATGCACGAGCTGGTCGCGACCGCGCGCGGACGCTGGGCGACCCGCCCCGAACCCACCACCGGCCCCGAACTCACCACCCGGCAGGGACTCACCCACCAGGGCTGA
- a CDS encoding M48 family metallopeptidase: MEADGTVEVRRSARRRRTVSAYREGDKVVVLMPAWMSKREEQKWIAEMVRRLERSEARKRPSDEQLLVRAGQLNDEIFGGLAAAASVRWVDNQRARWGSCTPGDRSIRLSSRLQGMPTWVIDYVLVHELAHLLVPGHDDEFWGWVNRYPRTERARGYLLGWSDAADVDPPGSEYVD, from the coding sequence ATGGAGGCGGACGGGACGGTCGAGGTCAGGCGCAGTGCGCGTCGGCGCCGCACCGTGTCCGCCTATCGCGAGGGCGACAAGGTCGTCGTGCTCATGCCGGCATGGATGAGCAAGCGCGAGGAGCAGAAGTGGATCGCGGAGATGGTGCGCCGTCTCGAGCGCTCCGAGGCGCGCAAGCGTCCTTCCGACGAGCAGCTGCTGGTGCGCGCCGGGCAGCTCAACGACGAGATCTTCGGCGGCCTGGCCGCCGCTGCCTCGGTGCGGTGGGTCGACAACCAGCGTGCCCGCTGGGGCTCGTGCACTCCCGGTGACCGGTCGATCCGGCTCTCGTCGCGACTCCAGGGCATGCCGACCTGGGTGATCGACTACGTCCTCGTGCACGAGCTGGCGCACCTGCTCGTGCCGGGCCACGACGACGAGTTCTGGGGATGGGTCAACCGCTACCCCCGGACCGAACGGGCACGGGGCTACCTGCTCGGGTGGTCCGACGCGGCCGACGTCGACCCGCCGGGCAGCGAGTACGTCGACTGA